A genomic segment from Rhizoctonia solani chromosome 11, complete sequence encodes:
- a CDS encoding Reverse transcriptase from mobile element jockey protein, giving the protein MANATEDSMPKKKQGAKSRRSPWWNSECSKALRDLKHPPDNRSRNARRACLRGAIRRACKSHADQVCKAASIGNVFRFTNWYKGKRRAPLPPIRFGGGLVTVPQQKAIALTDKFFPKATSSWVSLKPLGIPQAPERPWHNITKEEIETALASSSNTSSPGAFGTNYRLLKWAFSVRPNPILNLYNGCLTLGYHPSCLRNAVIAVIPKPNCSNMSDPKSYQPILLLETLSKCLEKVVTRCLIFEAGKFNLIPHSQFGGRDMTSCADAGLCLTHNTRTQWALGNHVLLLTMDVSGYFNNVDHARLIFTLKRLGYAHEICQWIQSYLLKRTAQPKIDETLCDPINLPAVGIPQGSPLSPILSSIYSIPLLRAIQDPQALTYAYVDDFSILAFSNSHASNTTILQNIANTANNTLRALGLEFELPKSNLIHFTSCKQQPSNAQITLTHDLGTSVITPKVVVRWLGFYLDQKLNFKEHVRYMANKANAILAGLHMLADTVKGMSMRHARILFIACVRPILTYGSLIWFHGGSPEHSKPLQQTPYTIASIPPIHIYLQRLNTNAATKLRALPRHAEISCRLPKAWDSHDPTLPHPPKPKRCQTAVPSPIVRLAALSHPESEFQTLYLNPPWVPENPFPGRLQFAFPPAGSPKDCQAKIAENANRLIDALAHKGTLIGFSDGSKEVRLGVRKVGVGYSIVWKKEEVAKFSGGIGPRADIFDAKMLALALIVRRCTRFAKSHNILRIHIFLDNLAAVRIINKCSPHAAQYASILFRKEAHTFLQGNARRSIVVQWIPGHSKIKGNKRADKLANAGLDSCPTPFFNRTATWAKCRATQRAAKSWGRLWAEHPHSKTVQKHIPRPPALKLHPIFQNPSIPRSVSSRLIHVMTGHGCFGEYKARMPFINGSAKCQCGDPNQTIPHLLFHCPLAKDSRKLLFEAAPDLNPATLFGTPKGLEAVAKFIYHSGIGLYK; this is encoded by the exons ATGGCGAACGCTACTGAGGACTCCATGCCTAAGAAGAAACAAGGAGCAAAAAGCAGACGCTCTCCGTGGTGGAACTCCGAATGTTCAAAGGCATTGCGCGATCTCAAACATCCCCCCGACAACCGCTCTCGCAACGCCCGCCGTGCATGCCTGCGGGGCGCTATCAGACGCGCTTGTAAATCTCACGCCGACCAAGTCTGCAAAGCTGCATCCATTGGAAATGTATTCCGATTCACCAACTGGTACAAGGGCAAACGTCGAGCACCCCTCCCTCCAATACGATTTGGTGGAGGGCTGGTCACAGTGCCACAACAGAAAGCTATTGCGCTGACCGATAAATTCTTCCCAAAAGCCACATCCTCTTGGGTCTCCCTCAAACCCCTCGGGATCCCCCAAGCCCCCGAAAGACCGTGGCACAATATCACTAAGGAGGAAATAGAGACTGCACTCGCAAGCTCCTCCAACACTTCATCACCCGGAGCCTTTGGAACCAACTACCGTCTATTAAAATGGGCTTTCTCAGTCAGGCCGAACCCCATCCTTAATCTGTACAACGGCTGTCTCACCCTTGGATACCATCCGTCCTGCCTCCGGAACGCGGTCATAGCGGTCATACCCAAGCCAAACTGCAGCAATATGTCTGATCCCAAGTCCTACCAACCTATTTTGCTCCTGGAGACCCTCTCAAAATGCCTTGAGAAAGTGGTTACACGTTGTCTTATCTTTGAAGCTGGCAAATTCAACCTTATTCCTCATTCACAATTTGGCGGACGCGACATGACCTCTTGTGCAGACGCTGGATTGTGCCTCACGCACAACACAAGAACCCAATGGGCCCTTGGGAACCATGTCTTGCTACTCACAATGGATGTCTCTGGATATTTCAATAATGTTGACCACGCCAGGTTAATTTTCACTTTGAAAAGACTGGGATACGCGCACGAAATCTGCCAGTGGATCCAATCCTACCTACTCAAGAGAACCGCGCAACCAAAAATTGACGAAACTCTGTGCGACCCAATCAACTTGCCCGCGGTTGGTATCCCCCAGGGATCCCCCCTCTCACCCATATTGTCATCAATTTACTCTATTCCCCTCCTACGTGCAATTCAAGATCCCCAAGCTCTCACCTATGCTTACGTTGACGATTTCTCCATTCTTGCCTTCTCCAACTCGCACGCTTCCAATACCACAATCCTTCAGAACATTGCAAACACCGCCAACAACACTCTCAGAGCACTTGGACTAGAGTTTGAACTCCCAAAATCCAACCTTATTCACTTCACCTCTTGCAAACAACAACCATCTAATGCCCAAATCACGCTCACACATGACCTCGGCACTTCCGTAATAACACCCAAAGTTGTGGTTCGCTGGTTGGGATTCTACCTGGATCAAAAACTTAATTTCAAGGAGCATGTACGCTACATGGCCAACAAGGCAAACGCAATTCTAGCTGGTCTCCATATGCTAGCTGACACTGTCAAGGGCATGTCCATGAGACACGCACGTATCTTATTCATTGCGTGCGTCAGACCCATTCTCACATACGGCTCCCTCATTTGGTTTCACG GTGGCTCACCGGAGCATTCAAAACCTCTCCAACAGACGCCCTACACCATCGCCTCCATTCCTCCCATCCACATCTACCTCCAAAGACTCAACACAAACGCTGCCACCAAATTGAGAGCCCTGCCCAGACACGCGGAAATTAGCTGCCGCCTCCCTAAGGCCTGGGACTCCCATGATCCCACCTTACCACACCCCCCCAAGCCTAAACGTTGCCAGACAGCCGTCCCTTCCCCCATCGTCCGACTAGCGGCACTGTCACACCCAGAATCCGAATTCCAAACCCTGTACCTTAACCCCCCCTGGGTCCCGGAAAATCCCTTCCCTGGCAGACTACAATTTGCCTTCCCCCCTGCCGGCTCCCCAAAAGATTGCCAAGCAAAGATTGCGGAGAACGCCAACCGCCTGATCGACGCACTCGCGCACAAGGGAACCCTGATTGGATTCTCCGACGGTTCAAAAGAGGTCCGTTTGGGAGTCCGGAAAGTAGGAGTTGGATACAGCATTGTATGGAAGAAAGAGGAGGTCGCCAAATTCAGCGGCGGCATTGGCCCTCGCGCGGACATATTTGATGCCAAAATGCTTGCGCTTGCGCTCATTGTCCGCAGATGCACGCGATTTGCAAAGTCACACAATATTCTCAGAATCCACATCTTCTTGGACAACCTAGCCGCCGTACGCATTATCAACAAATGCAGCCCCCATGCCGCCCAATACGCATCAATACTATTCCGAAAAGAGGCCCACACATTCCTTCAAGGCAACGCAAGGAGGTCAATTGTGGTCCAATGGATCCCAGGCCACTCCAAAATCAAAGGCAACAAACGTGCGGACAAACTGGCTAACGCAGGACTCGACTCCTGCCCCACGCCGTTCTTTAACCGGACCGCTACCTGGGCCAAATGCCGCGCCACTCAACGCGCAGCCAAGTCATGGGGACGCTTATGGGCAGAACACCCCCACTCAAAAACGGTCCAAAAACACATCCCACGTCCCCCGGCACTCAAATTGCACCCAATATTCCAAAACCCCAGTATCCCTCGATCGGTGTCCTCCCGCCTCATCCACGTTATGACAGGCCACGGCTGCTTCGGCGAATACAAGGCCAGAATGCCTTTCATTAACGGAAGCGCCAAGTGCCAATGTGGCGACCCGAACCAAACCATCCCCCACCTCCTGTTCCACTGCCCGCTTGCCAAAGACAGCCGCAAGCTCCTTTTTGAAGCGGCACCAGACCTCAACCCCGCAACCCTCTTTGGGACCCCCAAGGGATTGGAAGCGGTCGCCAAATTCATCTACCATTCCGGAATTGGCCTATATAAATAG
- a CDS encoding beta-1,4-D-glucan cellobiohydrolase, with translation MSHRVITSRSRGDVVGTTSEDSCDFAWEYCDPILSASSKYFMTGYTGVKSKNYATPPHRFIPRQSTTFAMYCTLALISLYLAAVRAQQVGTSKSEVHPALPWSKCTKSGGCVTQSKARSCSMPTGAGFMAHLATPTATPARPGTRHSAPTVQHAPRTVLLKALTTRHLRANKNVGSRVYLMASDDTKYEMFKLKNQEFTFDVDVSQLPCGLNGALYFVEMDADGGTARFPNNKAGAKYGTGYCDAQCARDIKFINGEGNVVDWTGSTTDPNSGKGKYGSCCNEMDIWEANSIANAYTPHPCTPTGQARCDSTTAQCADYCDQPGCDWNPFRMGDKDLYGPGKVVDTTKKITVVTQFITDDNTANGKLVEIRRLYVQNGQVIQNTKSTISGLTQYDSITDEFCAAQKTVFQDTNAYAQHGGMATMDKSFQNGHVLVMSLWDDHAAHMLWLDSNYPLDRPATQVGVPRGTCATTSGDPKDVESARLTHLLYPTNPTTPSSSTTASNPSPTSPSGSVPLYGQCGGIGYSGPTTCASGTCKVNNEYYSQCLP, from the exons ATGTCTCATAGAGT TATCACGAGTCGGAGCCGTGGAGACGTTGTCGGAACCACCTCGGAGGACAG CTGCGACTTTGCCTGGGAATACTGTGATCCAATACTCTCGGCTTCGTCTAAGTACTTCATGACTGGCTATACTGGCGTAAAGTCAAAGAACTATGCTACGCC TCCCCATCGGTTCATCCCTCGGCAGTCAACTACATTCGCTATGTACTGTACTCTCGCTCTCATATCTCTCTATCTTGCCGCCGTTCGTGCCCAGCAGGTCGGTACATCCAAGTCTGAGGTCCATCCAGCTCTTCCCTGGTCCAAGTGCACCAAGTCCGGTGGCTGCGTCACCCAGTCCAAGGCAAGGTCGTGCTCGATGCCAACTGGCGCTGGGTTCATGGCACATCTGGCTACACCAACTGCTACACCGGCCAGACCTGGGACAAGACACTCTGCCCCGACGGTGCAACATGCGCCAAGAACTGTGCTCTTGAAGGCGCTGACTACCCGGCACCTACG CGCAAACAAGAATGTTGGGTCTCGTGTGTACCTTATGGCGTCCGACGACACGAAGTACGAGATGTTCAAGCTGAAGAACCAGGAATTCACTTTCGATGTGGACGTATCGCAGCTACCATGCGGGCTGAATGGAGCGCTGTACTTTGTGGAGATGGACGCTGACGGTGGCACTGCGAGGTTCCCGAACAACAAGGCTGGTGCGAAGTACGGAACTGGGTACTGTGACGCTCAATGCGCTCGGGACATCAAGTTCATTAACGGCGAG GGTAACGTCGTAGACTGGACTGGCTCGACGACCGACCCCAACTCCGGCAAGGGCAAGTACGGCTCATGCTGTAACGAGATGGACATCTGGGAGGCCAACTCGATTGccaacgcatacaccccTCACCCTTGCACTCCTACCGGTCAGGCTCGCTGCGACAGCACGACCGCCCAGTGCGCCGACTACTGCGACCAGCCCGGATGCGACTGGAACCCGTTCCGCATGGGTGACAAGGACTTGTACGGACCAGGCAAAGTTGTCGACACCACCAAGAAGATCACTGTCGTGACCCAGTTCATTACCGACGACAATACTGCCAACGGCAAGCTCGTGGAGATTCGGCGTCTGTACGTGCAGAATGGGCAGGTGATCCAGAACACCAAGTCGACTATCTCCGGTCTCACCCAATACGACTCGATCACTGATGAGTTCTGCGCTGCGCAAAAGACGGTGTTCCAGGACACGAACGCATACGCACAACACGGCGGTATGGCTACGATGGACAAGTCGTTCCAGAACGGACACGTACTGGTAATGTCACTGTGGGACGACCACGCGGCGCACATGCTCTGGCTTGACAGCAACTACCCTCTTGACCGACCGGCGACGCAAGTTGGTGTTCCTCGCGGTACGTGCGCGACGACATCTGGAGACCCGAAGGACGTGGAGTCAGCTCGCCTAACGCATCT GCTCTACCCAACCAACCCCACCACACCCAGCAGTAGCACCACTGCATCCAATCCT TCCCCGACTAGCCCAAGTGGTTCTGTTCCCCTGTACGGCCAGTGCGGCGGTATCGGATACAGTGGCCCTACT ACCTGCGCTTCTGGCACTTGCAAGGTCAACAACGAGTACTACTCTCAGTGCCTCCCTTGA